In one window of Mercurialis annua linkage group LG4, ddMerAnnu1.2, whole genome shotgun sequence DNA:
- the LOC130014578 gene encoding uncharacterized protein LOC130014578, with protein sequence MFLRRKHPQNHKENDVAQRDAKVSELRVALGPLSGRSLKYCTDACLKRYLEARNWNVDKAHKMLEETLKWRATYKPEEICWHEVSHEGETGKVWRANFHDRNGRAVLIMRPGMQNTKDSEGNIRHLVYLIENSILNLGEGQEQMSWLTDFTGLSLTNNVSVRTARDFVNILQNHYPERLAIAFLYNPPRIFEAFSKAVKYFLDPKTLQKVKFVYPKNKESVELMKSFFDVDNLPSEFGGKATLKYDHDDFSRMMALDDVKTANFWGSDEKTLIAN encoded by the exons ATGTTTTTACGAAGAAAACATCCTCAAAATCATAAGGAGAATGATGTTGCTCAACGAGATGCGAAG GTCAGTGAACTCAGGGTAGCTCTTGGACCTCTATCCGGTCGTAGTTTAAAGTACTGCACTGATGCCTGCCTGAAACGATATCTGGAAGCTCGCAACTGGAACGTTGACAAGGCACATAAAATGTTGGAAGAGACACTCAAGTGGAGAGCAACTTATAAGCCTGAAGAAATCTGCTGG CATGAAGTATCACATGAAGGTGAGACAGGTAAGGTGTGGCGAGCAAATTTTCATGATCGGAATGGCAGGGCTGTTCTTATAATGAGGCCAGGAATGCAG AACACAAAGGATTCAGAAGGCAATATTCGCCATTTGGTCTATCTGATTGAAAATAGTATACTTAACCTTGGTGAGGGTCAAGAACAAATGTCTTGGCTGACAGACTTCACCGGGTTGTCATTGACCAACAACGTGTCTGTTAGAACAGCTCGTGATTTCGTTAACATTTTACAGAATCACTATCCTGAGAGGCTTGCCATTGCATTTCTATATAATCCCCCTAGAATTTTCGAGGCTTTTAGCAAG GCAGTCAAGTATTTCTTAGATCCCAAAACTTTACAGAAGGTGAAGTTTGTTTATCCAAAAAACAAAGAGAGTGTAGAGCTGATGAAGTCTTTCTTTGATGTTGACAATCTTCCTAGCGAATTCGGTGGAAAAGCAACGTTGAAGTATGACCACGACGACTTCTCACGGATGATGGCTCTCGATGATGTCAAAACTGCAAATTTCTGGGGATCCGATGAGAAAACGCTCATTGCCAATTGA